Proteins from one Bradyrhizobium roseum genomic window:
- a CDS encoding FAD-dependent oxidoreductase, giving the protein MAGSEQETYECDVLVVGSGCAGMSAAVTAGHHGLNVLIAEKEPRFGGTTARSGGWLWIPGTSLAKAWGIEESPDQAKTYLRHEAGNSFDAARVDAFLTEGPKAVDFFTTKTALRFDMPLTFPDYHAEAPGGAQGGRSMVTRPFDAHELGPHIKDIGSPLPELTVFGMMLGSGKEIIHFMRATKSLASAFYVARRLSRHALDVMRHGRGMTLTNGNALAGRLAKSAFDLKIPLWLSSPVHELVVENGAVRGAHIERHGKLIRVNAKRGVVLACGGFPHDVARRKAMFPHAGDGTAHFSPGPVGNTGDGLRLAETAGGRIEDTLPNAAAWVPVSITERKDGSKGVMPHFIDRAKPGIIAVMRDGRRFANEGNSYHDFVQAMVKAAKPGEEITAFLLCDHRALRKYGLGCVPPFPMPLGHHLKTGYLKRGTTLAELADRTGIDRQGLEATVTEFNAMAEEGRDPYFGKGSRAYNRYQGDALHGPNPCIAPIKDGPFYAIKMVIGDLGTYAGIKTDEHARALDQHGQPIAGLYAAGNDMASIMGGNYPGAGITLGPALTFGYIAGKHLSATAP; this is encoded by the coding sequence GTGGCGGGCAGCGAGCAAGAAACCTACGAATGCGACGTGCTGGTGGTGGGCTCGGGCTGCGCCGGCATGTCGGCGGCGGTCACCGCGGGTCATCACGGGCTCAACGTCCTCATCGCCGAGAAGGAGCCGCGTTTCGGTGGCACCACCGCGCGCTCCGGCGGCTGGCTGTGGATTCCCGGCACCTCGCTGGCCAAGGCCTGGGGCATCGAGGAAAGCCCCGACCAGGCGAAAACCTATCTGCGCCACGAGGCCGGCAACAGCTTTGACGCCGCGCGTGTCGATGCGTTTCTGACCGAAGGACCAAAGGCCGTCGATTTCTTCACCACCAAGACGGCGCTGCGGTTCGACATGCCGCTGACGTTTCCGGACTACCACGCCGAAGCTCCGGGCGGCGCGCAGGGCGGGCGCTCGATGGTGACGCGGCCGTTCGACGCGCACGAACTCGGCCCGCACATCAAGGATATCGGCAGTCCCCTGCCCGAGCTCACCGTGTTCGGCATGATGCTGGGCTCCGGCAAGGAAATCATCCATTTCATGCGCGCGACGAAATCGCTGGCTTCGGCATTCTACGTCGCCAGGCGGCTGTCGCGGCACGCGCTCGACGTGATGCGCCACGGTCGCGGCATGACGCTGACCAACGGCAACGCGCTCGCCGGGCGGCTGGCCAAATCAGCGTTCGACCTGAAGATACCGCTGTGGCTGTCGTCGCCGGTGCACGAACTGGTCGTCGAAAACGGTGCGGTGCGCGGCGCCCACATCGAACGTCATGGCAAGCTGATCCGTGTCAACGCAAAACGCGGCGTGGTGCTCGCCTGCGGCGGCTTTCCGCATGATGTGGCGCGGCGCAAGGCGATGTTTCCGCACGCGGGAGACGGCACCGCGCATTTTTCGCCCGGCCCGGTCGGCAACACCGGCGACGGGCTGCGGCTCGCGGAAACCGCCGGCGGACGGATCGAGGACACGCTGCCGAACGCCGCGGCGTGGGTGCCGGTGTCGATCACCGAGCGCAAGGACGGCAGCAAGGGCGTGATGCCGCATTTCATCGACCGCGCCAAACCCGGAATCATCGCCGTGATGCGCGACGGCCGGCGTTTTGCCAACGAAGGCAACTCATACCATGACTTCGTGCAGGCGATGGTGAAGGCAGCAAAGCCCGGCGAGGAGATCACCGCGTTTCTACTCTGCGATCATCGTGCCTTGCGAAAATACGGGCTCGGCTGCGTGCCACCGTTTCCGATGCCGCTCGGCCATCACCTCAAGACCGGCTATCTCAAGCGCGGCACGACGCTCGCTGAACTCGCTGATCGCACCGGCATCGACCGGCAAGGGCTCGAGGCGACGGTGACGGAATTCAACGCGATGGCCGAGGAAGGCCGAGATCCTTATTTCGGCAAGGGTTCGCGCGCCTATAACCGCTACCAGGGCGACGCGCTGCACGGCCCGAACCCCTGCATCGCGCCGATCAAGGACGGGCCGTTCTACGCGATCAAGATGGTGATCGGCGATCTCGGCACCTATGCCGGCATCAAGACCGACGAACACGCCCGCGCACTCGACCAACACGGCCAGCCGATCGCTGGCCTTTATGCCGCCGGCAACGACATGGCCAGCATCATGGGCGGCAACTATCCCGGCGCCGGCATCACGCTCGGGCCGGCGCTGACGTTTGGATATATCGCGGGGAAGCATCTCAGCGCCACTGCGCCCTAG
- a CDS encoding fasciclin domain-containing protein encodes MIPGIRTFVAGAALVATLFAPTFARAADIVDTAVAAGSFKTLVTAVKAAGLVKTLKGKGPYTVFAPNDAAFAKLPPGTVESLLKNKAKLATILKYHVVPGRVKAADVAGKSLQVKTAAGLPVNVNGTFGVRVNDAHVIQPDIEASNGVIHVIDTVLLPPAPAKKSHH; translated from the coding sequence ATGATTCCTGGAATTCGTACATTCGTTGCCGGTGCCGCACTGGTGGCTACGCTGTTCGCCCCGACCTTTGCGCGCGCCGCCGATATCGTCGATACGGCAGTCGCCGCAGGGTCGTTCAAGACGCTGGTCACAGCGGTAAAAGCTGCCGGGCTCGTGAAGACCCTGAAAGGCAAGGGGCCCTACACCGTGTTTGCCCCGAACGATGCGGCCTTCGCCAAATTGCCACCCGGAACGGTCGAGTCTCTGCTCAAGAACAAGGCCAAGCTTGCCACCATCCTGAAATACCATGTGGTGCCGGGCCGGGTGAAAGCCGCCGATGTGGCCGGCAAGTCGCTGCAGGTCAAGACGGCTGCCGGGCTGCCGGTGAACGTCAATGGCACATTCGGCGTGCGGGTCAACGACGCCCACGTGATCCAGCCCGACATCGAGGCATCGAACGGTGTCATTCATGTCATCGATACGGTCTTGCTGCCTCCGGCTCCGGCCAAGAAGAGCCATCATTAA
- a CDS encoding YiaA/YiaB family inner membrane protein: MNQNVQPHSGGWVTFTYASFAASAFMVAVGVFFLPLDLWIKGYLAMGIVMLVQSCVTLTKTIRDMHESGKLVNRIEDAKAERLLMEVSKAA; the protein is encoded by the coding sequence ATGAACCAGAACGTCCAACCCCACAGCGGCGGCTGGGTTACCTTTACCTATGCTTCGTTTGCCGCCTCGGCCTTCATGGTCGCCGTCGGCGTGTTCTTCCTGCCGCTCGATCTCTGGATCAAGGGCTATCTGGCGATGGGCATCGTCATGCTGGTCCAGTCCTGCGTCACCCTGACCAAGACCATTCGCGACATGCACGAGAGCGGCAAGCTGGTGAACCGCATCGAGGACGCCAAGGCCGAACGGCTGCTGATGGAAGTTTCCAAGGCCGCGTAA
- a CDS encoding PspA/IM30 family protein, translating to MFKTVFTLFRGSVAAVEEELEDRSALLILDQQMRDAGAAVERSKRSLALAIAGDQQEGRRLDATNARIADLEVRATAALDGGREDLAREAAQAIANLEADRDAAMTARTLFASEITRMKSQVANAEARITALDRGRRIARAAEAVRNLRRGGIEAARPYESTLPEAENTLRRLRERQIEAQAASDALVELDVATGPLATAEKLAEQGFGPRLKSTADDVLARLNAKRTQAA from the coding sequence ATGTTCAAAACTGTTTTTACGCTCTTCCGGGGCAGCGTGGCTGCCGTGGAGGAAGAACTGGAAGACCGCTCGGCGCTTCTGATCCTCGACCAGCAGATGCGCGATGCGGGTGCGGCCGTCGAGCGTTCCAAGCGCTCGCTGGCGCTGGCGATTGCCGGCGACCAGCAGGAGGGCCGCCGTCTCGACGCCACCAATGCCAGGATCGCCGACCTCGAAGTCCGCGCCACCGCAGCCCTCGATGGCGGCCGGGAAGATCTCGCCCGTGAGGCGGCGCAGGCGATCGCCAATCTCGAAGCCGACCGCGACGCCGCGATGACCGCGCGGACGCTGTTTGCTTCCGAGATCACGCGCATGAAGAGCCAGGTCGCCAATGCCGAGGCGCGGATTACCGCACTCGATCGCGGCCGCCGCATCGCCCGCGCGGCGGAGGCGGTGCGCAATCTTCGAAGGGGCGGTATCGAAGCCGCGCGTCCCTACGAGTCCACGCTGCCGGAAGCGGAGAACACGCTGAGGCGGCTGCGCGAGCGGCAGATCGAGGCCCAGGCCGCCTCTGACGCCCTGGTCGAACTCGATGTCGCCACCGGGCCGCTGGCGACCGCCGAGAAACTCGCCGAACAGGGCTTCGGCCCCCGGCTGAAATCAACCGCGGACGACGTGCTCGCGCGGCTGAACGCCAAACGCACGCAAGCTGCCTGA
- a CDS encoding TetR/AcrR family transcriptional regulator — translation MSKALIRRAKFREELILAAERAIAAGGLAALKTRELAREIGVANGAVYNLVEDVDELILRVGSRTLARLDAALTSAESNGPASPRETLVRIALAYCNFAAENLELWRALFEHRMAPGKPVPEWAVDEQMNLFRHIYRPLAELFPKRTPADLGVTARSLFSAVHGMVLLGLEQKLIAVPVIELRKEIAVIVGAMVDGLTEQRPVQ, via the coding sequence ATGTCTAAGGCATTGATACGACGTGCAAAATTTCGCGAAGAACTGATCCTGGCAGCGGAACGGGCCATTGCTGCTGGCGGATTGGCCGCCCTGAAGACCCGAGAACTGGCCCGGGAGATCGGGGTCGCCAACGGCGCGGTCTACAATCTCGTCGAAGACGTCGACGAATTGATCCTGCGGGTGGGATCGCGGACGCTGGCGCGGCTGGATGCCGCCCTTACATCCGCCGAAAGCAATGGCCCGGCCTCGCCTCGGGAAACGCTCGTCCGGATTGCGCTGGCCTATTGCAACTTCGCCGCCGAAAATCTCGAACTATGGCGCGCACTGTTCGAACACCGGATGGCGCCGGGCAAGCCGGTGCCGGAATGGGCAGTCGACGAACAGATGAACCTGTTCCGTCACATCTACCGTCCGCTCGCCGAACTGTTTCCGAAGCGAACGCCGGCCGATCTGGGCGTGACGGCGCGCAGCCTGTTCTCCGCCGTGCATGGCATGGTGCTGCTTGGCCTGGAGCAAAAGCTGATCGCGGTGCCGGTGATCGAACTGCGCAAGGAAATCGCGGTGATCGTCGGCGCGATGGTCGACGGGCTGACAGAGCAACGGCCGGTCCAATAG
- a CDS encoding Rieske (2Fe-2S) protein, giving the protein MARHIIASTSEIPPGGNKVVEINGRDIVVFHVNGEYFALLNRCPHAGAPLEKAACVARLTSKEPGVYERSRVGELLRCAWHGWEFDMRNGQSWFDPQRVKIRTYPVVIEDGETLAKGPYVAETFPVHVEDSYVIVEA; this is encoded by the coding sequence ATGGCCCGGCACATCATCGCGAGCACGTCGGAGATCCCGCCTGGCGGCAACAAGGTCGTCGAAATCAACGGCCGCGACATCGTCGTGTTTCATGTCAATGGCGAGTACTTTGCGTTGCTCAATCGCTGCCCGCACGCAGGTGCGCCGCTGGAAAAGGCAGCCTGCGTGGCGCGGCTGACGTCGAAGGAGCCCGGCGTCTACGAACGCTCGCGGGTCGGCGAATTGCTGCGGTGTGCCTGGCACGGCTGGGAGTTTGACATGCGCAACGGCCAATCCTGGTTCGATCCGCAGCGCGTCAAGATCAGGACCTATCCGGTCGTGATCGAGGACGGCGAGACGCTGGCCAAGGGGCCCTATGTCGCCGAGACATTCCCCGTGCATGTCGAAGACAGCTACGTCATCGTCGAGGCGTAA
- a CDS encoding outer membrane protein, whose product MKKLLIIGATAALVSGSANAADMAARPYTKAPPAIAAVYDWSGFYIGANGGYATSRNCWNFESFIGAPFTAGQGCHDADGATAGGQIGYRWQSAAFVFGLEAQGNWADLNGSSISSPAFVLAPGDLTINSRLRAFGLFTGQVGYAWNNVLLYAKGGAAVVDNRFFHTTTVGNVLINSSDNTNWGATVGAGLEFGFAPNWSMGVEYNHIFLERETYSFAAAPLGVPTTNSIRQDVDMVTARINYRFGGSGIGRY is encoded by the coding sequence ATGAAAAAACTCTTGATAATTGGAGCGACCGCCGCGCTCGTCAGCGGCTCGGCCAACGCAGCCGACATGGCCGCGCGGCCCTACACCAAGGCGCCGCCCGCGATTGCAGCGGTGTATGACTGGAGCGGCTTCTACATCGGCGCCAACGGTGGTTATGCGACAAGCCGGAACTGCTGGAACTTCGAAAGCTTCATCGGCGCGCCTTTCACCGCCGGCCAAGGCTGTCACGACGCGGACGGCGCCACGGCGGGTGGACAGATCGGTTATCGCTGGCAATCCGCCGCGTTCGTGTTCGGCCTGGAAGCTCAAGGCAACTGGGCGGACCTCAACGGTTCGAGCATCTCCTCGCCCGCTTTCGTCTTGGCGCCCGGTGACCTCACGATCAATTCCAGGCTGCGTGCGTTCGGCTTGTTCACCGGCCAGGTGGGCTACGCCTGGAACAACGTGTTGCTCTACGCGAAGGGCGGCGCCGCGGTGGTGGACAATCGCTTCTTTCACACCACCACGGTCGGCAACGTGCTGATCAATTCGTCGGACAACACGAATTGGGGGGCAACTGTGGGCGCCGGCCTCGAATTCGGGTTTGCCCCCAATTGGTCCATGGGCGTGGAATACAATCACATCTTCCTGGAGCGTGAGACATACAGCTTTGCCGCCGCTCCACTCGGCGTACCGACCACCAACAGCATCCGTCAGGATGTCGACATGGTCACCGCGCGCATCAACTATCGGTTCGGCGGCTCGGGAATCGGCCGGTACTGA
- a CDS encoding quinone oxidoreductase family protein, with translation MTHAIRFHKTGGPEVLVWEEVEVGKPGPGQARIRHTAVGLNFVDIYNRSGLYPSQLPSGLGGEAAGVVEEVGSGVTDLKAGDRVAYGSAPIGAYAEARLIPADRLLKLPDGIDDKTAAAMMLKGLTVQYLIRQTYRVKSGDTILLHAAAGGVGLILSQWAKHLGATVIGTVGSDEKAKLAKAHGCAHTIVYSREDFVKRVDEITGGKKVPVVYDSVGKDTFLKSLDCLAPLGVAALFGASSGAVEPLNLGLLAAKGSLFVTRPTLNTYAASRENLVAMANELFEVVKSGAVKIEVHQTYPLKDAAKAHADLAARKTTGSTVLTV, from the coding sequence ATGACGCACGCCATCCGCTTTCACAAAACCGGCGGCCCTGAAGTTCTGGTCTGGGAAGAGGTCGAGGTCGGCAAGCCCGGGCCGGGGCAGGCGCGTATCCGCCACACCGCCGTCGGACTGAACTTTGTCGACATCTACAACCGCTCCGGGCTGTACCCGTCGCAATTGCCGAGCGGGCTCGGCGGCGAGGCGGCCGGCGTGGTCGAGGAAGTCGGCTCCGGCGTGACCGATCTCAAGGCGGGCGATCGCGTCGCCTATGGCAGCGCGCCGATCGGCGCCTATGCCGAAGCGCGCTTGATCCCGGCCGATCGCCTGCTCAAGCTGCCCGACGGCATCGACGACAAGACCGCCGCCGCCATGATGCTGAAAGGCCTCACGGTGCAGTACCTGATCCGCCAGACCTATCGCGTCAAATCCGGCGACACCATCCTACTGCATGCTGCGGCCGGCGGCGTCGGCCTGATCCTCAGCCAATGGGCAAAGCATCTCGGTGCCACCGTGATCGGCACCGTCGGCAGCGATGAAAAAGCGAAACTGGCCAAGGCGCATGGCTGCGCCCACACCATCGTCTATTCGCGCGAGGATTTCGTCAAACGCGTCGACGAGATCACCGGCGGCAAGAAAGTGCCGGTGGTCTATGATTCCGTCGGCAAGGACACCTTCCTCAAATCGCTCGACTGTCTGGCGCCGCTTGGCGTCGCGGCGCTGTTCGGCGCGTCCTCGGGCGCGGTCGAGCCGCTCAACCTCGGTCTCCTGGCCGCGAAGGGTTCGCTGTTCGTCACCCGCCCCACGCTCAATACCTATGCGGCGAGCCGTGAAAACCTCGTGGCGATGGCGAACGAACTGTTCGAGGTCGTCAAGTCAGGCGCGGTCAAGATCGAGGTCCATCAGACCTATCCGCTCAAGGACGCCGCCAAAGCCCATGCCGATCTTGCCGCGCGCAAGACCACGGGGTCGACGGTCTTGACGGTGTAA
- a CDS encoding DUF2130 domain-containing protein: protein MTDPQIVCPNCSTSIKLTESLAAPLVAETRRRFERQLADKEAQFGQREAKLRQAEQELAKSREAIDERVATQLKAERSKIAEAEAKRARLAMADELGERDQRLAEMQQILAANSEKLASAQKAQADILRKERELDDARREVDLTIEKKVQESLIAVRDKARLDAEEALRGKVTEKEMQIAGMQRQIDDLRRKAEQASQQLQGEVLEIELEGILRSRFPRDLIEPVPKGAFGGDVLHRVSGPTGQSCGTILWESKRTKNWSDGWLAKLRGDQRAAKAEVALVISEALPKEVETFDLIDGVWVAHPRFAVPLAIVLRQWLIDLAGSRLAREGQQDKMELMYLYLTGPRFRQRIDAIVEKFTDMQNDLDRERKMMMRLWSKREEQLRGVLDSTAGLYGDLQGIAGRAMQDIESLDVLMIEATGEAAE, encoded by the coding sequence GTGACCGACCCCCAAATCGTCTGCCCGAATTGCAGCACCTCGATCAAGCTGACCGAATCCCTCGCCGCCCCGCTGGTGGCGGAGACCAGGCGGCGGTTCGAGCGACAGCTTGCGGACAAGGAGGCGCAGTTCGGCCAGCGCGAAGCGAAGCTCAGGCAGGCCGAGCAGGAGCTTGCAAAGTCCCGGGAAGCCATCGACGAGCGCGTGGCGACACAGCTGAAAGCCGAGCGTTCCAAGATCGCCGAAGCGGAGGCCAAGCGGGCCCGTCTGGCGATGGCCGACGAACTCGGAGAACGCGACCAGCGGCTGGCGGAGATGCAGCAGATTCTCGCCGCCAACAGCGAGAAGCTCGCCTCGGCGCAGAAGGCCCAGGCGGATATACTCCGCAAGGAGCGCGAGCTCGACGACGCGCGGCGCGAAGTCGACCTCACGATCGAGAAGAAGGTGCAGGAGTCGCTCATCGCCGTCCGCGACAAGGCACGGCTCGACGCCGAGGAAGCGCTTCGCGGCAAGGTAACCGAAAAGGAAATGCAGATCGCGGGCATGCAGCGGCAGATCGACGATCTGCGCCGCAAGGCCGAACAGGCCAGCCAGCAATTGCAGGGCGAAGTGCTCGAAATCGAACTCGAGGGCATTTTGCGCAGCCGCTTTCCGCGCGATTTGATCGAGCCGGTTCCAAAGGGCGCGTTCGGCGGCGACGTGCTGCATCGCGTGTCCGGTCCCACCGGCCAGAGCTGCGGCACCATCCTGTGGGAATCCAAGCGGACCAAGAACTGGAGCGACGGCTGGCTTGCCAAGCTGCGCGGCGACCAGCGTGCCGCCAAGGCCGAGGTCGCCCTCGTCATTTCAGAAGCCCTGCCGAAAGAGGTGGAAACCTTCGACCTGATCGACGGCGTCTGGGTCGCCCACCCGCGCTTTGCGGTGCCGCTCGCGATCGTGCTGCGGCAATGGCTGATCGATCTCGCCGGCAGCCGCCTCGCGCGGGAAGGCCAGCAAGACAAGATGGAGCTGATGTACCTGTACCTGACGGGACCGCGCTTCCGGCAGCGTATCGACGCCATCGTCGAGAAATTCACCGATATGCAGAACGACCTGGATCGCGAGCGCAAGATGATGATGCGGCTCTGGTCGAAGCGGGAGGAGCAGCTGCGCGGCGTCCTCGACTCCACCGCCGGTCTCTACGGCGACCTGCAGGGCATCGCCGGACGCGCCATGCAGGACATCGAGAGCCTCGATGTGCTGATGATCGAGGCCACGGGCGAGGCGGCGGAATAG
- a CDS encoding amidohydrolase family protein yields the protein MSDVIDRPILAEEEAAKSRLRIIDCDVHPSIHSHADIEQFMPKRWQEHLRTYGSHLRTPYIGTTPYPRSSPLIARRDAWPPTGGPPGSNLEFMRKQYLDPLDIEYGILQVLDLFIFSQQNLEFGAAIQRAINDWQLAFWSDRDPRLKASILAGQDDTQFAIAEIERCARIGRYVQINVCPRANEPLGRRRYWPIYARAQELGLPLGIHVGGYGGHSPTGSGWPSYYVEEHQSNAHTMAAQLTSLVLEGVPERFPDLKIVFIEGGFGWIPSTTWRMDRHFEAFRSEVPHLKRKPSEYVKQHFWFTTQPIDEPDEAKHLRSLIEWVGVDRLLFSSDYPHWDFDDPRYAFKTPLTEAERRKIFNTNARGIYKF from the coding sequence ATGAGTGACGTCATCGACCGCCCCATCCTCGCCGAGGAAGAAGCCGCCAAAAGCCGGCTGCGCATCATCGATTGCGACGTGCATCCGAGCATTCATTCGCATGCCGATATCGAGCAGTTCATGCCGAAGCGCTGGCAGGAGCATCTGCGCACCTATGGCAGCCATTTGCGCACGCCGTATATCGGCACCACGCCGTATCCGCGCTCCTCGCCGCTGATCGCACGCCGCGACGCGTGGCCGCCGACCGGCGGACCTCCGGGCTCCAACCTCGAATTCATGCGCAAGCAGTATCTCGATCCGCTCGATATCGAATACGGCATTCTGCAGGTGCTCGATCTCTTTATTTTCTCGCAGCAGAATCTCGAGTTCGGTGCCGCGATCCAGCGTGCCATCAACGACTGGCAGCTCGCCTTCTGGTCCGATCGCGATCCGCGGCTGAAGGCTTCGATCCTCGCCGGCCAGGACGACACGCAATTCGCCATCGCCGAGATCGAACGTTGCGCCAGGATCGGCCGCTATGTGCAGATCAATGTCTGCCCGCGCGCCAACGAGCCGCTCGGCCGCCGCCGCTACTGGCCGATCTACGCCCGCGCGCAGGAGCTCGGCCTGCCGCTGGGCATCCATGTCGGGGGCTATGGCGGGCATTCGCCGACCGGCAGCGGCTGGCCGTCCTATTATGTCGAGGAGCACCAGTCGAACGCGCACACCATGGCTGCGCAACTGACGAGCCTGGTGCTCGAAGGTGTGCCGGAGCGCTTTCCGGACCTGAAGATCGTCTTCATCGAAGGCGGTTTTGGCTGGATCCCGTCGACCACCTGGCGGATGGACCGGCACTTTGAAGCCTTCCGCAGCGAGGTGCCGCACCTCAAGCGGAAACCGTCGGAGTATGTGAAGCAGCATTTCTGGTTCACGACCCAGCCGATCGACGAGCCGGACGAGGCAAAACATCTGCGCTCGCTGATCGAGTGGGTCGGCGTCGACCGCCTGCTGTTCTCGTCGGACTACCCGCACTGGGACTTTGACGATCCGCGCTACGCCTTCAAGACGCCGCTGACCGAAGCCGAGCGTCGCAAGATCTTCAACACCAACGCGCGCGGAATCTACAAGTTCTGA
- a CDS encoding amidohydrolase family protein yields the protein MAATRIDCDIHPAVGGTRTTLLPYLDDHWKEQVVSRAIDGLDLNSYPPNMPFSGRADWRPARGKPGSDLEMVQRGAFDQLGSSHAICNVVYGAQAVFDSYMAAGFCKAINDWIAAEWLSKDPRLSASIVVPMQAPDLAVEEIERRAGDNRFVSVLVLAQGETLLGRRHFWPVWQAAEKHKLPVAIHAGSTYRTAPSSIGWPSYRYEYYMAEAQAFQAQILSLVYEGVFGKFPGLKVVLMESGVSWLPAFMWRANKTWRGVRVEVPWVEREPAAIIRDHIRVTMQPFDGPPDAAGVADVIEQIGSDKMFLFASDYPHWQFDGDDPMPPNLPASIASRMCADNPLETFPRLKLAA from the coding sequence ATGGCGGCCACGCGGATCGACTGCGACATTCATCCCGCGGTGGGCGGAACGCGCACCACGCTGCTGCCCTATCTCGACGACCATTGGAAAGAACAAGTAGTCAGCCGCGCCATCGACGGCCTCGATCTCAATTCCTATCCGCCCAACATGCCGTTCTCCGGCCGTGCCGACTGGCGGCCCGCCAGGGGCAAGCCAGGCAGTGACCTCGAGATGGTGCAGCGCGGCGCGTTCGACCAGCTCGGGTCGAGCCACGCGATCTGCAACGTCGTCTATGGCGCGCAGGCGGTGTTCGATTCCTACATGGCAGCCGGCTTCTGCAAGGCGATCAACGACTGGATCGCGGCGGAATGGCTTTCGAAGGATCCGCGGCTCTCCGCCTCGATCGTGGTGCCGATGCAGGCGCCCGATCTGGCGGTGGAGGAAATCGAGCGCAGGGCGGGCGACAACCGATTTGTGTCCGTGCTGGTGCTGGCGCAGGGCGAGACGCTTCTCGGCCGCCGTCATTTCTGGCCGGTGTGGCAGGCCGCCGAAAAACACAAATTGCCGGTGGCGATCCATGCCGGCAGCACCTATCGCACCGCGCCGAGTTCGATCGGCTGGCCGTCCTATCGCTACGAATATTACATGGCCGAAGCGCAGGCGTTTCAGGCCCAGATCCTGAGCCTGGTCTACGAAGGCGTGTTCGGCAAATTCCCCGGCCTCAAGGTCGTGCTGATGGAATCCGGCGTGAGCTGGCTGCCGGCCTTCATGTGGCGCGCCAACAAGACCTGGCGCGGCGTGCGCGTCGAGGTGCCGTGGGTCGAGCGCGAACCGGCCGCGATCATCCGCGACCATATCCGCGTCACCATGCAGCCGTTCGACGGCCCGCCGGATGCCGCAGGGGTCGCCGACGTGATCGAGCAGATCGGCTCCGACAAGATGTTCCTGTTTGCATCGGACTATCCGCACTGGCAGTTCGACGGCGACGATCCGATGCCGCCGAATCTGCCGGCCAGCATCGCCTCGCGCATGTGCGCCGACAATCCGTTAGAGACCTTTCCGCGGCTGAAGCTCGCGGCATGA
- a CDS encoding Bug family tripartite tricarboxylate transporter substrate binding protein, translating to MAIDSASGMHARRRVLGILAAAFVPMLSGQVRAQSQQPIRLNVPFSPGTGPDLLARLLSEELRQRWNHPVIVENKPGASGNIGTQAAARAAPDGQNLLVTVNTFVMNASLYATVPYDPEKDFVPIAEIATGALALVVHPSLGVSTLAELLALARSKPGEINYASPGRGTPQHLAMELFKLTARINLTHIPYSGSAGAVKDLAGGHVSAMFLPVHTALPLVEAGQIRILAVGSQQRAPQAPDVLTLAELGVTDFDVDLWYGVLAPANTPKEIVDRYNTTFNEILAEPNVRALLGKQGLIAQGGPPQRLADLIAKDRPRWAKVVKDAQIRAE from the coding sequence GTGGCGATCGATTCCGCAAGCGGCATGCATGCGCGCCGCAGGGTGCTGGGGATTCTCGCCGCGGCCTTTGTCCCGATGTTGTCCGGGCAGGTCCGGGCACAGTCACAGCAGCCGATCCGGCTCAACGTCCCCTTTTCGCCGGGCACCGGCCCCGACCTGCTCGCGCGCCTCCTGAGCGAGGAATTGCGGCAGCGCTGGAATCATCCCGTCATCGTCGAGAACAAGCCGGGCGCCAGCGGCAATATCGGCACGCAGGCGGCAGCGCGCGCGGCGCCCGACGGCCAGAACCTGCTGGTCACCGTCAATACGTTCGTGATGAATGCGAGCCTCTATGCGACGGTGCCCTACGATCCGGAGAAGGATTTCGTGCCGATCGCCGAGATCGCGACCGGTGCGCTCGCGCTCGTCGTTCACCCCTCGCTCGGCGTCAGCACGCTTGCGGAGTTGCTTGCGCTCGCCCGCAGCAAGCCGGGCGAGATCAACTACGCCTCTCCCGGCCGCGGCACGCCGCAGCATCTCGCCATGGAGTTGTTCAAGCTCACGGCACGGATCAATCTCACGCATATCCCGTATTCGGGTTCGGCCGGCGCGGTGAAGGATCTCGCGGGTGGCCACGTGTCGGCGATGTTCTTGCCGGTCCACACCGCGCTTCCACTGGTGGAGGCCGGACAGATCCGCATCCTCGCCGTCGGGAGCCAGCAGCGGGCGCCGCAGGCGCCGGATGTGCTGACGCTCGCCGAACTCGGCGTCACCGACTTCGATGTCGATCTGTGGTACGGCGTCCTCGCGCCGGCCAACACACCGAAAGAAATCGTCGATCGCTACAACACGACGTTCAACGAGATCCTCGCCGAGCCGAACGTTCGCGCGCTGCTCGGCAAGCAGGGCCTGATCGCGCAAGGCGGTCCGCCGCAGCGTCTGGCGGATTTGATCGCGAAAGATCGCCCGCGCTGGGCCAAGGTGGTCAAGGATGCGCAGATTAGGGCGGAGTAG